GATCACCATGGGCGAAGAAGCCTGGGGCATCGACATGGAGGGCGAGATCGCCGTCATCACCGGCGACGTACCGATGGGCGCTACCCCGGAAGAGGCGCTCAAGGCGGTCCGTCTGATCCTTCTGGTCAATGACGTTTCCCTGCGCGGACTGATCCCGGCCGAGCTTGGCAAGGGCTTCGGTTTCTTCCAGTCCAAGCCGTCTTCCGCCTTCTCGCCCGTGGCCGTGACCCCGGCCGAGCTGGGCGATGCCTGGAAGGACGGCAAGCTGCACCTGCCGCTTCATGTCGATCTCAATGGTGCACCATTCGGACGCGCCGATGCCGGTGTCGACATGACCTTCGATTTCGGCCAGCTGATCGCCCATGCCGCCAAGACCCGCCCGCTGGGCGCCGGCGCCGTCATCGGCTCAGGCACGGTCTCCAACAAGCTGGACGGCGGTCCGGGCAAGCCGGTCACCGAGGGCGGTGTCGGTTATTCCTGCATCGCCGAGATCCGCATGATCGAGACCATCGACACTGGTGAGGCGAAAACGCCGTTCCTGAAATTCGGCGACACGGTCCGCATCGAGATGATGGACGGCGAAGGCCACTCCATCTTCGGCGCCATCGAGCAGACGGTGGAGAAATATCAGAAGTAACGGCCGTCATTCCGGACAAGTGCAGCGAAGCTGCATGCTGATCCGGAATCCAGCGGTTCTGCCGCGCGCAAGCGCGCCAAATTGAATTTGTGTGGGCAAGCCCACGCTGATGTCTGGATGCCAGATCAGCGTTCGGCCTGGCCTCACTTGTCTGGCATGACGTGCATGACACGAGAACGGATTGAGGAAAAATCATGAGCAAGCAATTCGCGTCCGTCGGGGACATGAGCGAAAAGAAGATCTCCTTCACCGAGATCGGCAAGGACCTCTGGGCGTTTACCGCCGAGGGCGACCCGAATACCGGCGTCATCATCGGCGATGACAGCGTCATGATCATCGAGGCGCAGGCGACCCCTGAACTTGCCAACAAGGTGATCGAGAAGGTGCGCTCCGTCACCGACAAACCGATCAGCCATCTTGTGCTGACCCATTATCATGCCGTGCGCGTCTTGGGCGCTGCCGCCTATCAGGCGCCGACCGTGATCATGAGCCAGAAGGCGCGGTCCATGGTCGTGGAGCGTGGCGCGGAAGATCGGGAATCTGAATTCATGCGCTTCCCGCGCCTGTTCATGGGCTATGACAATGTCAACGACATCCCGCCGCTGACCTGGCCGACCACGACCTTCAATGATCGCATGACGGTCTATCTCGGCAAGCGCCGCGTCGATCTGCGTTTCCTCGGCCGGGCTCACACGGCCGGCGACATCGTCATCCACGTGCCGGACCAGAATGTCATGTTCACCGGCGACATCGTCGAGTACCACTCGGCCTGCTACTGCGGCGACGGCCATTTCAATGATTGGCCGACGACGCTGGAGGCCATCCGGTCCTTTGATGTGGAGGCCATCGCACCGGGCCGCGGCGACGCGCTGGTCGGCAAGGAAATGGTGGGCAAGGCGCTGACCAACACGGCCGACTTCGTGTCCTCGACCTACCGGCCGGTAGCCCGGGTCGCCCAGGGCGGCGGATCGCTGAAAGAAGCCTGGGACGCCTGCCGCGCCGAGTGCGATCCGAAGTTCAAGGACTATGCGATCTACGAGCATTGCCTGCCGTTCAACGTCGCTAGGGCCTATGACGAAGCGCTCGGCATCGACACGCCGCGCATCTGGACGGCCGAACGCGACGCCAAGATGTGGGCGGACCTGCAGGGCTAGGCATGACCACGGCCCTCGATCACCTACACCTGATGGCGCGCAACAACGCCTATGCAAACGAACGTCTCCATGAGGCCTGCTGCCAGCTGTCTCAAGAGGCGTTTGTGGCGGAGCGGACCAATTTCTTTCCGTCGATCCGGGAGACCCTCAATCACAATTGGGAGGTCGACCGTTACTATCTGGATGCACTCCGGGAAGAGGGCAGGGGCCTTGGCGTTTTCGACGCGCCGCATCTGGAAACAGCCTCGGAACTGAAGGAGGCCCAGGCGCTGCTTGACCGGATGCTGATCGGTTTCTGCGACAGCCTGACCAAGACCGACCTGAGCCGAAAAGTTGTGCAGGACCGCGGCAGGAACGGCCGGTTCGAGGAGACCATCGCCAACACGCTGCTGCATCTGTTCCAGCACCAGATCCATCATCGGGGGCAGGTGCATGCCATGCTGGCAGGAACGAATGTCGCCCCGCCGCAGCTTGACGAGTTTTTTCTGGATTTCGATCGCCATCCGGCGGCCGAAAGATATCTCTGACGCAGGAGCCGGGAGGGAGACCCTGTGACCAAATTGTTCGAAGCGCCGCTTTATCCCTACAAATGGTCTAGCGATCAGGAAGCGCCGTCGCCGGTGCGCCATCCCGTGGTCATCATCGGGGCCGGTCCGGTAGGGCTCGCCACGGCGATCGACCTGGCCCAGGCCGATGTGCCGGTTGTTGTTCTGGACGACAATGACAAGGTCAGTGTCGGCTCGCGGGCGATCTGTTTTTCCAAGCGCTCGCTGGAAATTTTCGACCGGCTCGGCTGCGGCGACGAGATGGAGGACAAGGGGGTCGTCTGGAACGTCGGCAAGGTCTTCTTCGGCAACCGCCAGGTCTACGACTTCAACCTTCTGCCGGAGGACGGCCACAAGCGCCCGGCCTTCATCAACCTCCAGCAATATTATTGCGAACTCTTTCTGGTCGAACGCATCCGGGCCCTGCAGGCCGAAGGCAAGCCGATCGAGATCCGGGGCGGCAACCGGGTGGAGAATCTGCACACATATGACGACCACACGCTGGTCACCGTCGAAACACCGGAAGGCGCCTACAATCTTGAAGCCGACTGGCTGATCGCCTGTGACGGTGCCGGATCACCGACCCGCCGCATGCTCGATCTTGATTTTGTTGGCCGCGTCTTTGAGGACAATTTCCTGATTGCAGACGTGATCATGAAGGCCGATTTCCCGACGGAGCGCTGGTTCTGGTTCGACCCGCCCTTCAACAAGGATCAGTCGGCCCTCCTGCACAAGCAGCCCGACGGCGTCTGGCGCATCGACCTTCAGCTCGGCTGGGACATCGACAAGGAAAAGGAGAAGAAGCCGGAAAACGTTATTCCGCGTCTGAAACAGATGCTCGGCCCGGATGTCGAGTTCGACCTGGAATGGGTGTCGATCTACACCTTTCAGTGCCGCCGCATGGAAAACTTCCGCCATGGCCGGGTGATCTTTGCCGGTGACAGTGCCCACCAGGTCTCGCCCTTCGGTGCACGCGGTGCCAATTCCGGCTTCCAGGATGCGGACAATCTCGGCTGGAAACTGAAACTCGTTCTGGAGGGCAAGGCGCCGGACACCCTGCTCGACAGTTATTCCGTTGAGCGCGAATATGCAGCGGACGAAAACATCCGGCAGAGCTCACGCTCAACCGACTTCATCACGCCGAAGTCCGAGATCAGCCGGGTCTTCCGGGACGCCGTGCTCGATCTCTCCGAGCACTACGAGTTCGCCCGGCCGCTGGTCAACTCCGGCAGGCTCTCGGTGCCCTGCACCTATGACGGTTCTCCGCTGAATGGCCCGGATGTCGCAGGCTTGCCGGCCCGGACTCGCCCGGGCAGCCCGGCGGTCGATGCACCTTTGAAGGACGGTTGGCTGCTTGACGGGCTCGGTGAAGGATTTCATCTTCTGGGCCTGGGCGTCGAGGTTCCCGCAAAAACGGAACTCGACGGAATGGACCTGACGGGCCTCTCACTCTCCGCTTCGGATCTCAACCGCGATCTGAAACACCGTTATCTCGGCGAGGTACATTCTGCGGTCTATCTGATCCGCCCGGACCAGCATGTTGCCGCGCGCTGGACGGTTTACGATGAAACCGCCGTCAGGGAGGCCCTGGCGATCGCACTGGCCAAGAAGGAAGCAATTCAATGACGGACGTGGTCACTGCCCCGAACCTGGACAAGCCGGACGAGTTCTACGCCAGGCTGCTGGCTGCTCATGAAGGGCTCAGCAAGGCGGAAAGCGATGCTTTCAACGCGCGGCTGATCCTGCTGATGGCCAACCGGATTGGCGACCTGAGCGAGTTGGACGCACTGATGGAGGCGGCCAAACGGAAGTGAGACGGCTGTCAGGCAGCGTCTGCCGGCGAGCAAGACATACGATTTGCGGTATCAAAAGTCGGTTGCAGACGAATCATAAAAAGTATCCTGAGTAGTAATTCTGGGCCGGGTTTTGCTGCGTGAGGGCTTCTGATTTTTTTCGGGCAAAAAAATCTAAGTAAAAATCACGAAGCATCTCTTTGCTGGCAAAGACAAAAATGCGTTCGAATTATTTCGCCAATAGAAACAAAAGGTCAGGCCGTAACTCTTCATCATTTCATTAACCCCCGACGTCTTCAATTTAGGAAAGTGCGGGGGAAACATGTCCAAGCTACTCACACCATTGAAGAATGCTCGCTTCTCCGCGAAGGTCGGCGGCGGGTTTGTCACCATGATCCTGGTTGCCGCTGCGGTTGGAGCGGTCGGCACAGCCGCGATCCTCGGACTGCGGGCGCAGTCCGACGTCAGTGCCAAGGCAACAGCGGCCATGGCCAACTTGCAGCAGGTGGCCCAGGCCCAGGAAGCCTATCTGTCCGCACGCAGCCCGGAACTGGCCGCGGCCGCCGAAGCCCAGATCGGACATCTGGAAACGGCACTGGTGGCTCTCGACGAAGTCTCCGGTCAGGGGGACACCGGAGCGACGGCCGAAGCGATCGCGCTGGTTGACCGCCTGCACGAGGAATTCAACGGGGTCGTTGTTGCGGTCGACAACCGCAAGGCACAGGTCGACAAGCTATTGCGGTCGGCTGTCGGGCTGGAAACCCAGGCGATCAGCATCACCGACCAGATGACCAAGATCCAGAGAGACGCCGGCAGCGCTGCGAAAAAGGCCTCCGGAACCCGCAACCGGGCCGACAAGATCGGCCGCGGCCTGTCGGACATCGAGGACACTGCCGCAGAAACCGCAGCAATGATTGCCGGGACGGGCGAAAATGCGGATCTCCCCCCCGAGACCGGCAAGTCCGTTCAGGATGCCATCGCATCAATGGCAAAGACGGCGAAGAAATCCGCCAAGCTGAAAGTGGACGGGATCGACAAGGCGCGCCTGACCAGCCTGGCGGACGCGGCAAAGGCCCTTCTGGACAAGATGCCGAAGGCTGAGGGTGAGGGGGCTGTGATTGCTCCGGTTACCGCTGCTGTTGCCGGGGAGCTCGCCCGGGGGCTGAAAGACCTGCACGATCAGGCTTCTGCCCTGCGCAAGGAAGTTTATGCGGCAACGGATGAGGCCAAGAAGGTCGCCGGCAAGGCGTCCTCCAAGCTGGGGATCGTTGATCTGGTCAACGTCAACGCGTCGAAATTTTTGCGCGCGTCCCTGGAAATCCGCTCTGCGACGATGGAGTTTTTTGCAGGTTTTGAATCCATGGGGGCCGACGAGGTCGTCAACCGGATCGAGACCCTGCGCTATCTTGCCAATCTCCTGAAGGCGGACAGCGCGGCCTTTCCTGAAATCACCGATGCCGTCGCAGCCATCGAGCAGGAAGTTTCCACCTTTGAGACCGAGTTCGCGGGCATGGTCACGGCCAAGGAGGCCTTCGACATCAAACGCGAGGCGCTGGTGGCGATCTCCGCCGACGTGAGACGGGTGATTGCCGGTCTGACGGAGGCCCAGTCTGCAAGTGCCTATGCCCGCGCGGACACGGCTCTTGGCCTGATTGCGGCTGCGCTGGTCGCGGCAATGATTGTCGGCGGATTGCTGGCCTTTGTCCTGTCGCTGGTGATCACCCGTCCGACGCGTGCGCTCACCGAAGCCATGGGCCGGCTTGCGGAAGGAGACATCGACGTTGTCATTCCGTCTACCGAGCAGGGCGACGAAATCGGTGACATGAGCCGGACCGTGCAGGTGTTTCAGGAAAACGCCCGTGAACGGGTGCGCCTTGCGAGCGAAGCCAATGCGCATCGTGAAGCCCAGGGCGAACGTCAGGACGAGATCGAGCGCCTGATCCAGGGGTTTCGCGAGGAGGTTCAGGGACTGCTCGGTGCGCTGGATGAAACGGCGGACAGCATGTCCCGGACGTCATCGGCGCTCGGCGGCATTGCCGAAAACAGCGCCGAACAGGCGGGCGACACGGCGCGGGTCAGTGAAGATGCCAGCATGAGCGTTGAAAACGTTGCCGGCGCCGCCGAAGAGCTTTCTGCATCCATTGCAGAGATCGGCGATCAGGTGCGCCGTTCCTCCGATATCGTGACGTCTGCCACCAGCGCGGTCCATGAAACCAACGACAAGGTCCAGGGTCTTGCCGAAGCGGCCTCCAAGATCGGTGAAGTCGTCACCCTGATCCAGGCGATTGCCGAGCAGACCAACCTCTTGGCCCTGAACGCCACCATCGAGGCGGCAAGAGCCGGCGAGGCGGGCAAGGGCTTTGCCGTCGTGGCTGCCGAGGTGAAGGAACTGGCCACACAGACCTCCCGTGCCACGGAAGAGATCTCCTCCCAGATCCAGACCATCCAGAACTCCACCGGCGAAGCGGTGGCGGCCATCGGGGCGATTTCCGACACTATGGAAGAGGTCAATGGTTATACCCAGGCGATCTCCTCTGCCGTCAGCCAGCAGGGCGCTGCCACGAACGAGATTTCGGGCAATGTACAGCGCGCTGCCCAGAGCACGCAGGCGGTCCAGTCGAACATGGCACGGCTCGCCCAGGCGGTTGACGAAACCCGCGAAGCTTCCGGCGACGTTCAATCCGCCTCGGGTGACCTGAGCGACCGTAGCGGCGCCCTCAAACAGGGCATTGAGACCTTCCTGAACCGCGTGGCAGCGGCGTAGCGACGGTCCCCACCCGTTCACTGCTCCGCCAACAACCGCCGGCAATCTGCCGGCGGTTGTCAACTCCGGAGGACTTGTGCCGGCAACGGGGCAAACGGCTGATCCGTTCAGACGCTTCAGTCCCTCTATGAACGTCGTTCCAGCAATTACTTTGCTCTGTAGAATTGACAATGTAGTTTTCTGGAGTTTTGGCTATTTCGTAAGAAATAGCCTCTAAGCTTCCCTCGAAGAAATCTGGGGGAGCTATGTTCAGGTCAACAAGTACGTTGCCGTTGCTGCTTGCGTCTGTTCTGGGCGGTGTTGTTGCCGCCGGCTTTCTGATCGTGTCGGCAGAACGGGAAGTCAGCGCTTTCCGGGCCGATGAATACGAGGCCATGGAGCGCTCCACCCAGGATGCGGCCGAATATATTCGAGACTTTGTCGAGCGGCGAAAGGTTCTCGTTCAGGCCTTTGCCAAGAACCATGCCGAAATGCTCAACACCTTGGTCAAGAACCCGGACGAGGAAGACTATGACGCACGTATTCGCGCGCTGATCAGTGACTATTTTCCAGGCCATTTCACCTATGTTGCGAGGCGGTCTGACGGAGAGTTTGTTCCAGATGACCTGGGCGAGTTTGTCGGCCAGGCCTGCCGCACCGACATGCACGAGTTCGCGCTGGTATCAGCTGTCCAGAAACTGCACGAACATGAAGGAACGGCCGTTGCAGCCGACTACCATCCTTTCATTCATCCGCAAGCCGGCAACTATCATTTCGATCTGAGTGCACGTTGGACCGCAGAAGATGAAACCAGTGGTCTGTTGATGATCAGCTTCCGGCCGCAGGAACTGGTGCGCATCCTCCAGGGTCACGAATTGCCGCATCATCGCCTCGTCCTGTTGCGAAGCGACCGGCCCGACCTGATTGAAGCCACAGCGCAAGGGTGGCGGGAAAACTTCGGACGTGAAGGAACGCTGGACGAGGTGGAAGCCGGGTCCATACCCGCGCGGGTGGATATCGCCGGAACAAGGTGGCAGGTCGCCTATCTGCCGTCTCTGGCCTATCTCGGCGAGACCAGCGGACGGATCGTACGCAACACGGCCCTGAGTGTCGTGCTCATCCTGGCGTTTCTCGGTATCCTGGTGTTCTGGTACGTGATTTCTGAGCAGGCTCGGAAAAAAGCCGCCGAAGAAAAAGCAGGCCTGTTGAGACAGTCCGAACGGGATCGGCTTTCGCTCCAGACGCTGATTGATGTCATTCCCGTGCCCATCTACCGCCGCAACAGCGAGGGGCGTACCGACCTGATCAATCAGGCATACACTGAACTTCTCGGCCGAAACGCCAGCGACATTCTGGGGCGAACGACGGCAGAGATATATGGCGAGGATGTCGCCAAATGGATCGATGAGACGGATCGGGATCTGTTGTCCAGCGCACAAAACCGACATGTCTACGAACGCCAGATCGATCCGGAAAATGGACAGCCGAAACGTGATGTCATCATTTACAAGGCAAGAATGGCGCTGGATGGCGAAGAGCACCCATCAATTGTCGGAGCCGCTGTCGACGTCACGGAAGAAAAGGCACTGCGCCGCAAGCTCGAACAATTGGCGACGACGGACCCGCTGACTGGCCTGGCCAACCGCCGTCGGTTCATGGATGTTCTGGGAGACGAAGCCGCGCGCGCGAAACGTTACGATCAAGTCCTGTCCCTGCTGACGCTGGATATCGATCATTTCAAATCTGTCAACGATACCCATGGCCACGACATGGGCGATGAAGCGATCAAGGCGGTCAGCCGTATCATTGAGGCTGAAGTGCGCGACGGGATCGACCTGGCAGCACGCGTGGGCGGTGAGGAGTTTTCTGTTCTGCTGCCGTCGACCGACAGCTTGGGAGCCGTGGCTGTTGCAGAACGTATCCGGACGCGCATTGCTGCAACGGAGATACAGCACCGTGGTGAGACCATCTCCGTCACCGCGAGCCTCGGTCAGGCGAGCTGGAGCCCCGAAGACGTGACCATTTCCCTGGATGATTTCATCATTCGATCGGACAAGGCCCTTTATGCGGCCAAACACGGCGGCCGCAACCAGACGGTCTCGTTTGATGATCTTGAAACTCCCGACACCAGGAAGGCCGGGCAGGCATAGGCCTGAACCGTGTTTTTGAGAACGGATCCCTTCCCCGGCAGTGCCGGGGAAGGGACTGTCAAGGTCCGGCCAGTCGGTTACCGTCCCGTGATGCCCGGGAAGAACAGCAGGATTCCGACCGCCAGGATCTGCAAGGCAATGAACGGCAGCAGCGAGCGGAAGATGGTTGCCAGGGTTATGCCAGGCGGTGCCACGCTCTTTAGGTAAAACGCGGCCGGTCCGAAGGGTGGCGACAGGAAGGATACCTGCATGTTCATGCAGAAAAGAACCCCGAACCAGACCGGGTCGTAGCCCAGATCCTTGATGATCGGCACGAAGATCGGCATCGTCAGAAGCGCGATCCCGACCCAGTCCAGGAACATGCCGAGCACGAACAGGATCAGCATCATGAACAGCAGGATGATGGTCGGGTTCTCCGAGATGCCGGAGATCAGGGCGGAGACGAACTTGATCCCGCCCATCAGGTTGAAGACGCCCACCAGTGCGCTGGCGCCGATGCCGATCCAGACGATCATGCCGACGGTCTGAAGTGTTTGCAGGGCGGCGCCCTTCAGCAGGCCGAGAGAGAACTCGCCCCGGATGACCGTTGACAGCAACACGCCGGCAACGCCGACTGCGGAGGCTTCGGTCACGCTGGCAACGCCGCCATAGATCGAGCCGAGCACGCCGGCAACCACCAGCAGCGGCAGGAACAGCCCCTTGAGCAGGCGCAGCTTTTCCGCTGTCGGCACCGGATCGCCTTCCGGCACCGGCGCGACATTCGGATTGAGATAGGCCCGGATCAGAACATAGGTGATGTAGAAACCGGCCAGCATCAGGCCGGGGACGAAAGCCGCGGTGAAGAGGTCTCCGACCGAGACATTGGCAGTCAGGCCGTAAATGATCAGCACGATGGAGGGCGGCACCATGGTGCCGAGCGCACCGCCGGCGCAGACCACGCCGATGGCAAGGTGTTTGTCATAACCGAGACGCAGCATCTGGGGGAGGGCGACCAGCCCGAGCAGCACGACCTCACCGCCGATAATGCCGCTCATCGCAGCCAGGATCACGGCAACGACGATGGTCTGGATGGCAACGCCGCCGCGCAGGCGTCCGCCCACCAGTTTCATGGCGTCGAAAAGGTCTCTGGCAATGCCGGACCGGTCGAGGATCGCCGCCATCAGCACGAACATCGGCACGGAGACGAAGACGAAGGACCCGACAAAGGAATAGACCCGGCTGGTGATCAGGGGCACGACCATCGGTCCGAACCAGCCGAGTGCAAAGATGAGGGCGACCAGAAGGGTCACGAAGGCCAGCGGAATGCCGGAGACCAGGAGCACCAGCAGCATCGCGAACATGAGCAGGGTGCCGACCTCAATGCCGAGGCCTTGGAGAGAGCCGAAGAAATCGATCACTTGCGCCCCCTGGCGTAATTGACTGCGAGGATCAGGAACTGGACGGCCATGACCGTCATCACAACCAACAGGAAGACCTTGATCAGGCCCGGATAGACCGGATCCCAGGCGCTGCCGGACCGTTCCAGACGGAAGCTGCCATCCGGGCGAAACGCCGCCTTTTGCACCATCAGCCAGGACGCATAGGCAAAAAAGCCGCTGGCGACCATGCAGATCAGCGAGATGACCACGTCAAAGACGCGCCGGAGGCGGGGCGGAAGGCTGTCATAGATCAGGACGACACGAATGTGCCGGTCGCGGGCCGTGCAATAAAGGCCGCCATAAAGAAAAGCCATGCCACAGAGAAAGATGGTGGTTTCATGGGCCCAGATCGTCGGCGCATTGAAGACATAGCGCAGCACGACTTCGTTCAGCAGCACGACCATGGAGATCACGATGCCACCGGCGAACAGCAAGCCGCCCCTGTTGATCCACCGGCCAAGCAGACCGGCTTCGTCAATCGCGCCGGGATCCACCTTTTCCTCTGGTCCGTCTGTAATTTCCGCCACGGTGTCCTCCCGTTCATTCCTTATGAAACGGGCGCCCGCAGGCGCCCGTCGAACCGCTGCTATCAGGGCAGCTTACTGCATCAGGCCGTTCTCTTTCAGATAGCCGGTCAGGACGTCATAGACCTTCTGGGCATTGTCGGAGCGTTCAGCGACCTTGGCCCATTCGCCGGTGGCGATGGTGCGGAATTTGGCACGTTCCTCGGCCGACCAGTCGGTCACCGTGACCTCGCCGCTGGCCTTGGCTTCTGCCACGGCCTTCAGGTCCCGGTCGGCCAGTGCGGCCACCTGGGCCTTGGCAAACGCGGCAACGCTTTCTTCAAGCGCTGTCTGCAGATCCGCCGGCAGGGCATCCCACTTGGCCTTGTTCATGGAGATTTCCACGAGCGGCATGGAGTGGAAGCCCGGATAGACCGGGTTCGGCGCGACCTTGTGCATGCCCTGGGCATGGTTGGTCGAGAACACGGTATAGTCGGCTGCATCGATCACGCCCTTGTCGAGAGCGGTGAAAACCTCGGAGCCCGGCAGGTTCACCGGTGCAGCACCGGCCGCGGCAAAGACCTGCTGCACGAGGCCTTCGGGTGCCCGCATCTTCAGGCCCTTCAGGTCGTCGACGCCATTGAGCGGCTTCTTGGAGACAAAAGCTTCCAGACCGGGCGTGGTTGCTCCGATGAAATGAAGGCCATAGGGCTCGACCAGTTCGTTCATCAGTTCCTTGCCGCC
This genomic interval from Labrenzia sp. VG12 contains the following:
- a CDS encoding fumarylacetoacetate hydrolase family protein, with product MKLATLKDGTRDGKLVVVNDRLTYCTDASHIAPTLQAALDNWDQVAPKLELLAESLSHEAVPTLRFHEHDALSPLPRAYQWADGSAYVNHVELVRKARGAKMPESFWTDPLMYQGGSDTFLAPRDPITMGEEAWGIDMEGEIAVITGDVPMGATPEEALKAVRLILLVNDVSLRGLIPAELGKGFGFFQSKPSSAFSPVAVTPAELGDAWKDGKLHLPLHVDLNGAPFGRADAGVDMTFDFGQLIAHAAKTRPLGAGAVIGSGTVSNKLDGGPGKPVTEGGVGYSCIAEIRMIETIDTGEAKTPFLKFGDTVRIEMMDGEGHSIFGAIEQTVEKYQK
- a CDS encoding MBL fold metallo-hydrolase, yielding MSKQFASVGDMSEKKISFTEIGKDLWAFTAEGDPNTGVIIGDDSVMIIEAQATPELANKVIEKVRSVTDKPISHLVLTHYHAVRVLGAAAYQAPTVIMSQKARSMVVERGAEDRESEFMRFPRLFMGYDNVNDIPPLTWPTTTFNDRMTVYLGKRRVDLRFLGRAHTAGDIVIHVPDQNVMFTGDIVEYHSACYCGDGHFNDWPTTLEAIRSFDVEAIAPGRGDALVGKEMVGKALTNTADFVSSTYRPVARVAQGGGSLKEAWDACRAECDPKFKDYAIYEHCLPFNVARAYDEALGIDTPRIWTAERDAKMWADLQG
- a CDS encoding DinB family protein — its product is MTTALDHLHLMARNNAYANERLHEACCQLSQEAFVAERTNFFPSIRETLNHNWEVDRYYLDALREEGRGLGVFDAPHLETASELKEAQALLDRMLIGFCDSLTKTDLSRKVVQDRGRNGRFEETIANTLLHLFQHQIHHRGQVHAMLAGTNVAPPQLDEFFLDFDRHPAAERYL
- a CDS encoding FAD-dependent oxidoreductase, with the protein product MTKLFEAPLYPYKWSSDQEAPSPVRHPVVIIGAGPVGLATAIDLAQADVPVVVLDDNDKVSVGSRAICFSKRSLEIFDRLGCGDEMEDKGVVWNVGKVFFGNRQVYDFNLLPEDGHKRPAFINLQQYYCELFLVERIRALQAEGKPIEIRGGNRVENLHTYDDHTLVTVETPEGAYNLEADWLIACDGAGSPTRRMLDLDFVGRVFEDNFLIADVIMKADFPTERWFWFDPPFNKDQSALLHKQPDGVWRIDLQLGWDIDKEKEKKPENVIPRLKQMLGPDVEFDLEWVSIYTFQCRRMENFRHGRVIFAGDSAHQVSPFGARGANSGFQDADNLGWKLKLVLEGKAPDTLLDSYSVEREYAADENIRQSSRSTDFITPKSEISRVFRDAVLDLSEHYEFARPLVNSGRLSVPCTYDGSPLNGPDVAGLPARTRPGSPAVDAPLKDGWLLDGLGEGFHLLGLGVEVPAKTELDGMDLTGLSLSASDLNRDLKHRYLGEVHSAVYLIRPDQHVAARWTVYDETAVREALAIALAKKEAIQ
- a CDS encoding DUF2783 domain-containing protein, which gives rise to MTDVVTAPNLDKPDEFYARLLAAHEGLSKAESDAFNARLILLMANRIGDLSELDALMEAAKRK
- a CDS encoding methyl-accepting chemotaxis protein, with translation MSKLLTPLKNARFSAKVGGGFVTMILVAAAVGAVGTAAILGLRAQSDVSAKATAAMANLQQVAQAQEAYLSARSPELAAAAEAQIGHLETALVALDEVSGQGDTGATAEAIALVDRLHEEFNGVVVAVDNRKAQVDKLLRSAVGLETQAISITDQMTKIQRDAGSAAKKASGTRNRADKIGRGLSDIEDTAAETAAMIAGTGENADLPPETGKSVQDAIASMAKTAKKSAKLKVDGIDKARLTSLADAAKALLDKMPKAEGEGAVIAPVTAAVAGELARGLKDLHDQASALRKEVYAATDEAKKVAGKASSKLGIVDLVNVNASKFLRASLEIRSATMEFFAGFESMGADEVVNRIETLRYLANLLKADSAAFPEITDAVAAIEQEVSTFETEFAGMVTAKEAFDIKREALVAISADVRRVIAGLTEAQSASAYARADTALGLIAAALVAAMIVGGLLAFVLSLVITRPTRALTEAMGRLAEGDIDVVIPSTEQGDEIGDMSRTVQVFQENARERVRLASEANAHREAQGERQDEIERLIQGFREEVQGLLGALDETADSMSRTSSALGGIAENSAEQAGDTARVSEDASMSVENVAGAAEELSASIAEIGDQVRRSSDIVTSATSAVHETNDKVQGLAEAASKIGEVVTLIQAIAEQTNLLALNATIEAARAGEAGKGFAVVAAEVKELATQTSRATEEISSQIQTIQNSTGEAVAAIGAISDTMEEVNGYTQAISSAVSQQGAATNEISGNVQRAAQSTQAVQSNMARLAQAVDETREASGDVQSASGDLSDRSGALKQGIETFLNRVAAA
- a CDS encoding sensor domain-containing diguanylate cyclase; translated protein: MFRSTSTLPLLLASVLGGVVAAGFLIVSAEREVSAFRADEYEAMERSTQDAAEYIRDFVERRKVLVQAFAKNHAEMLNTLVKNPDEEDYDARIRALISDYFPGHFTYVARRSDGEFVPDDLGEFVGQACRTDMHEFALVSAVQKLHEHEGTAVAADYHPFIHPQAGNYHFDLSARWTAEDETSGLLMISFRPQELVRILQGHELPHHRLVLLRSDRPDLIEATAQGWRENFGREGTLDEVEAGSIPARVDIAGTRWQVAYLPSLAYLGETSGRIVRNTALSVVLILAFLGILVFWYVISEQARKKAAEEKAGLLRQSERDRLSLQTLIDVIPVPIYRRNSEGRTDLINQAYTELLGRNASDILGRTTAEIYGEDVAKWIDETDRDLLSSAQNRHVYERQIDPENGQPKRDVIIYKARMALDGEEHPSIVGAAVDVTEEKALRRKLEQLATTDPLTGLANRRRFMDVLGDEAARAKRYDQVLSLLTLDIDHFKSVNDTHGHDMGDEAIKAVSRIIEAEVRDGIDLAARVGGEEFSVLLPSTDSLGAVAVAERIRTRIAATEIQHRGETISVTASLGQASWSPEDVTISLDDFIIRSDKALYAAKHGGRNQTVSFDDLETPDTRKAGQA
- a CDS encoding TRAP transporter large permease subunit → MFAMLLVLLVSGIPLAFVTLLVALIFALGWFGPMVVPLITSRVYSFVGSFVFVSVPMFVLMAAILDRSGIARDLFDAMKLVGGRLRGGVAIQTIVVAVILAAMSGIIGGEVVLLGLVALPQMLRLGYDKHLAIGVVCAGGALGTMVPPSIVLIIYGLTANVSVGDLFTAAFVPGLMLAGFYITYVLIRAYLNPNVAPVPEGDPVPTAEKLRLLKGLFLPLLVVAGVLGSIYGGVASVTEASAVGVAGVLLSTVIRGEFSLGLLKGAALQTLQTVGMIVWIGIGASALVGVFNLMGGIKFVSALISGISENPTIILLFMMLILFVLGMFLDWVGIALLTMPIFVPIIKDLGYDPVWFGVLFCMNMQVSFLSPPFGPAAFYLKSVAPPGITLATIFRSLLPFIALQILAVGILLFFPGITGR
- a CDS encoding TRAP transporter small permease subunit: MAEITDGPEEKVDPGAIDEAGLLGRWINRGGLLFAGGIVISMVVLLNEVVLRYVFNAPTIWAHETTIFLCGMAFLYGGLYCTARDRHIRVVLIYDSLPPRLRRVFDVVISLICMVASGFFAYASWLMVQKAAFRPDGSFRLERSGSAWDPVYPGLIKVFLLVVMTVMAVQFLILAVNYARGRK